TGGCGTTGTTTGAACCAGGGATCGGGAAACTGAATGCTGACCAGGTGTAACTGGTCTGGTAGCAACGCTGCCATCCAAGCCTCGAGGCTGATATTGGCATTGCAAAATAAAAAATGAAGGTTGTGCTGCTGCTGCCGGTCGCGATCGCGTTGGGCGGTTTGCACCAGGGGCCGGCGGATCTCAACGCCGAGATGGTTACGCTCGGGTTGCAACGCCGCCAGCTCCAACAGAAAAAAGCCTCGAGCGCAACCAATATCGAGATGGATGGGCAGGTTGGGATGCTCGAACAGTTCCTGCGGCGCCGGGAGTTCCAGCGGCAACTGAAAAAAGCGGCTGAGGGGATTGACGTGCTGGCGCATCAGTCCTCAGCTGACGCCACAAGAGGTGCGTGGCGGAGCAAGCCCCAGCAAGCGGTGTAGCCATGCAGGTAGGTGGTGTTGCTTAAGGGGCCGATTTCGCCATTGCAGAACGCGCCGGCGATTGGCAGATCGGGCAGAACGTCGCGAGCGATGGAGACATCACCGTTGGCTTCTCCGAATAGCCCACTGCCTCGGCCGAGGCAGGCAAACAGCAGGCCACAGAGTGGCGGCGGCGAGGGGCAGCGTTCTTGGCTGGCCTCTAGTAGCTGGCGTGCCTCCAGCCTTGATGACTGGGCTTCTCTGAGCTGAAACTGCACGTGTTGGCCTGGACGGACCCGCTCAGCCACGGCGACGGCGCCATTGCGTGGGTCGACGCCAATGAGATTGCGAACCAAGAAATCGCTGGGGCACTCCTGCATCAAATTGCGACGTTCCACACCAAGGAAAAGGGAGTGCTGCACCAGCTCTCTGTCTTCCGCATTGAGATCGGCCAGGACCCGTTGCAAGCAGGCCACTGGCGTGTCGCGACGATCGCCATCGCTGAGTTCCAATAGGACGTTGCGTTGGGCTTGCTCAATCGCAAACACGGGACCAATTGGCCGGCAGCCCTGGGCAACGACCGGATCGAGAACCCAGTCGCCGCCGATGCTCACTCCAGCTGCACCGTTGATGATCTGACCATCGAAGAGCAGGGATCCATGACTGGCGTTGTGGGGGGGCGGCAATCCCCCCGATGATTGCTGCGTTGGGATAGGCGTAATCCAGGCCACTGATCAGGTCATTGATCGCTCCACAGCTGGGATCGATGAACAGCAGCAGAGATCGGCTGTCTGCCGGGTCAACGCTGACCCAGTCCTGCCAGTTTTGAACCGGCCCATCAAGATCTGGGAGAGAGCCGGTGTCGAGTTGAAACGGCTTCAGCTGAGCTCCGGGGAGATTTAAGAGGGTGATGCTGAGGGCCGTGGTCTGTTCCAGCTCTTGCGATCTCCCGGCACTATCCGTTCCAACCACGCCACCTCCAACGAAGCCAATCCAGTGTTCTGCCTGCAGTCGCTGGCTGAGCAGCGGAAGCAACCGTGGCAGATCGCTAGCGAATTGGCTGGACACAAACACCAGGGCTAAATCGCCTTTCTCCGAGCCGAGTTGATTGGTGACATCTTTCGTTGCCTCTTCCAATGAGGCACAGCCACTGAGTGCCGTGCGGCACTTGGCCTGGGCTCCGGAGCCTCGGAACCAATCGAGGGGGTTGAACGGAACCATGTGTTGGACCCTACCAATCTTGAGGGCTAGGTCGATGGCGTCGATAATGGCTCCAACTCGAACCTGCCTGGTGCCTGATCTCCCTTACCGCAGTTTGGTTTGGCTTACCTATCGCTTAGGCGCAACCTTTGCCCTCGGTGTTCCGCTTGTTCTGTTGATCTGGGCAGGGGTTCGGCGTGAGCCAGCCATGGTGCGCTTGCTGGGTCTCTACTGGAAAGTGGCAAGCCTGTTGCCCATCAGTGTGTTGCTGCTCACCGATCGGCGTCCGATCGGATATGTGATGGCCTTCATTGCACCGGTGCTGATGGCGGTTTCGGTGTGGTTCTGGGTGGATCTCAATGAAGAATTGGCCGACAGTGCACCAGGGAGTGCCCTTCCTCTGACCGTTCGTATCTGGCGCTGGGCACTCACTGGATTCGCCTTGCTTGCGGCGGGAATGTCAGCAACAGCATTGCGCTGTGTGGATCAACTGACAGGTGCTGAGTGCTTGGCCTGGCTGGAAGGTCCCCAGGGACTGCATCGTGTCGCGGAGCGTGTGTTCGATTTCGTCTTCGGTGGTCAGTGGAGTGAGGCTGTTGCCGCATTCATTGGCTATGTGGCGTTAGTGGCGTATGTGGTGGGGCTCCTCCAGTGGCTGCTCGTGCGCCTGCCGCGCCAGGGACGGGTGGCTGGTGAGTTCTGATTCGTTGTCGTTGCTGCCAGCCCTTGAAGCGATCAGTCGCGATCGCCCCGATCGAGTGTTGCGACTGCGAGGAACGGTGCAGTGTGCTGAAGGTGCGGAAGAAGCGCTGGAAGTGTTGATTTTTCGAGGTTTCAGCAGCTGCACCACCCATCCCACAGATTTCGATCCGGATCGAACCGTGCTTCCTGAGGGGGCGGTGATCCAAACCGCTGAATTGCTGCGCGGTCCACTGAACCCTCAGCAGGAGGAGCTGCTAATTGGGCCCCTACCTCCTGCGCAATTAAGCGAACCAGACCGCTGGATCTGATTCCTAGCGCCGTTCCAGCACGGACACGCAGCGACCGCACAAGCTGGGGTGATCGCTGTGCTGACCAATGTCACTTTCGTAGTGCCAGCAGCGCTCACACTTCTCCCCGCGAGACAGAGCTACTTCGATCACGGCGAGCTCGTTGTCATCACTGGCCAGCAATTCTGCCCAGGGCTCGCCTCCAATCTGCAACTGGGAGACGATGAGCCAATCGCGAAGGCCATCCACCTCTTGATCCCCCTTGCTTTGGAGCCAGTGGAGGGCGTCTTGCAGTGCGGGGGTGCGCGCTTCGAGGCGGACGGCCGCTTCCAGCGAGGCTCCCAGCTTGCGTTTGCTTCGGCATTCCTCCAACACCTTGTTCACCGCGGCACGCAGCTCGCGGAGCTCCCGCATCGGCGCTTGAAGGCTGTCATCGCGCCACTCCTCTGGAACGGAGGGCCAGCCACTTAGAAACACCGACTCAGTCCCGGTGGGATAGGGGATGTTCTGCCAGATGTCTTCCGCCATGTGGCAGAGCACGGGAGCGATGGCCGCGGCCAGACGTTCGATGATCAAAGCCATGACGGTTTGGCAGCTGCGGCGACGCTTGTCGTTGGGGGCGCTGACGTACAGCCGGTCTTTAGCAATGTCGAGATAGAAGTTCGAAAGATCGGCGACGCAGAAGTTCTGCAGAAGCTGGAAGAAGCGGAAAAATTCATAGGCTTCAAACGCTTCGCTGATCTGGTCGAGCACGGTTGCGGTGCGCTGCAACATCCAGCGATCGAGCAACGGCAAATCGCTGATGGCGATCGCATCGCGGCTTGGGACGAAGTCGTGCAGATTGCCGAGCAGGTAGCGCGAGGTGTTGCGCACTTTGCGGTAGACGTCTGACAGCTGCCGCAAGATGCCAGCACCGATCGGCACGTCGGCTGAATAATCCACAGAACTCACCCATAGGCGGAGCACATCGGCGCCGTAGGCGGGTTCTTGCTTTTGATTTTTGCCACCCTCGATGATCACCATCGGGTCCACAACATTGCCGAGGGATTTGCTCATCTTTCGGCCTTTCTCATCCAAGGCAAAGCCATGGGTGAGCACGGTCCGGTAGGGGGCCGTGCCGTTCACGGCCACCGACGTCAACAACGAGGACTGGAACCAGCCGCGATGCTGATCTGATCCCTCTAAGTACAGATCTGCGGGGTAGCTGAGACCGTCGCGTTGGCTCGATACGGAGGCCCAGCTGGAGCCGGAATCGAACCACACATCCATGGTGTCTGTGCCCTTACGCCAGAGATGCGCTTCTGCGCTGTGGCTGGAAGGGAGCAGATCAACCTCGTCTTTTTCCCACCAAATGTCGGCTCCGTGTTCTGCGATCAGCGCTTTGACATGGGCGATGGAGTCGGCATTGAGCAGAACATCGCCAGTTTCACGCTGGTAAAACACCGGAATGGGAACACCCCAGGTCCGTTGACGGGAAATGCACCAATCGCCCCGTTCGGACACCATCGATTCAATCCTGTTCCGGCCAGATGCCGGCAGCCATTGCACGCCATCGATGGCGGTTAGCGCCTCAGTGCGGAAGCCTTCCACAGAGGCAAACCACTGTTCCGTTGCTCTGAAGATCGTGGG
This portion of the Synechococcus sp. ROS8604 genome encodes:
- the ileS gene encoding isoleucine--tRNA ligase gives rise to the protein MTQQTGQDADKRPSYKDTLNLLETGFGMRANAIHREPELQAFWKDKGIDLALGRNNPGPVFTLHDGPPYANGALHMGHALNKVLKDIINKHRLMQGRKVRFVPGWDCHGLPIELKVLQAMSQEQRQALTPIKLRKKAAAYAHKQVAGQMAGFKRWGIWADWEHPYLTLHKDYEAAQIDVFGTMALKGHIYRGLKPVHWSPSSRTALAEAELEYPDGHTSPSVYVGFPVVDLPEGLRSKLNEQGLDVPAESNALSEGLQVAIWTTTPWTLPANLAVSVNDRLDYCLADDGNGRLLIVAAELCDSLATKLERPLQAKATVKGADLAGITYSHPLLERRSAIVVGGEYITTESGTGLVHTAPGHGVDDFNTGRKHGLPVLCPVDEAGTLTAEAGPFEGLNVLKDANAVIITALEDSGSLLLQENYSHRYPYDWRTKKPTIFRATEQWFASVEGFRTEALTAIDGVQWLPASGRNRIESMVSERGDWCISRQRTWGVPIPVFYQRETGDVLLNADSIAHVKALIAEHGADIWWEKDEVDLLPSSHSAEAHLWRKGTDTMDVWFDSGSSWASVSSQRDGLSYPADLYLEGSDQHRGWFQSSLLTSVAVNGTAPYRTVLTHGFALDEKGRKMSKSLGNVVDPMVIIEGGKNQKQEPAYGADVLRLWVSSVDYSADVPIGAGILRQLSDVYRKVRNTSRYLLGNLHDFVPSRDAIAISDLPLLDRWMLQRTATVLDQISEAFEAYEFFRFFQLLQNFCVADLSNFYLDIAKDRLYVSAPNDKRRRSCQTVMALIIERLAAAIAPVLCHMAEDIWQNIPYPTGTESVFLSGWPSVPEEWRDDSLQAPMRELRELRAAVNKVLEECRSKRKLGASLEAAVRLEARTPALQDALHWLQSKGDQEVDGLRDWLIVSQLQIGGEPWAELLASDDNELAVIEVALSRGEKCERCWHYESDIGQHSDHPSLCGRCVSVLERR
- the trmB gene encoding tRNA (guanosine(46)-N7)-methyltransferase TrmB, with the protein product MRQHVNPLSRFFQLPLELPAPQELFEHPNLPIHLDIGCARGFFLLELAALQPERNHLGVEIRRPLVQTAQRDRDRQQQHNLHFLFCNANISLEAWMAALLPDQLHLVSIQFPDPWFKQRHRKRRVLQPALLLAIASALHPGRQLFLQSDVLAVIEPMVSLVELSNCFERPKDDQRPWRTSNPLPVATERERYVQEQGQPTYRVLFERTDAALPALRDLELAWQQVDNSKDTAPTPHG
- a CDS encoding DUF3177 family protein; translated protein: MPDLPYRSLVWLTYRLGATFALGVPLVLLIWAGVRREPAMVRLLGLYWKVASLLPISVLLLTDRRPIGYVMAFIAPVLMAVSVWFWVDLNEELADSAPGSALPLTVRIWRWALTGFALLAAGMSATALRCVDQLTGAECLAWLEGPQGLHRVAERVFDFVFGGQWSEAVAAFIGYVALVAYVVGLLQWLLVRLPRQGRVAGEF